One genomic region from bacterium encodes:
- a CDS encoding Gfo/Idh/MocA family oxidoreductase: protein MKIHNVGIIMNGVTGRMGTNQHLLRSICAIIKQGGVKISDSEFIMPDPVLVGRNSVKLQQLVKRAGLPLRWTTNLDEVMADKHNIIYFDAQTTDRRAQAVKQAIKAGKHIYCEKPTAVSVEAAYELYTLAKKAGVKNGVVQDKLWLPGLMKLKELIHRGFFGKILSVRGEFGYWVFEGDTIPLQRPSWNYRKEDGGGMIVDMLCHWRYVLDDVFGAVQAVSCRGATHIETRYDEAGKPYTCTADDSAYATFELAGDILAQFNSSWCTRVRRDDLLTLQVDGTLGSAVAGLRDVVIQSYGATPRAVWNPDIPQPINFQDGWQKLPEQREYDNAFKVQWELFLRHVVKDEPFRWTLLEGAKGVQLAEKGIESWSKRAWVTIPELKA, encoded by the coding sequence ATAAAAATACATAATGTCGGGATTATCATGAACGGGGTGACGGGGCGCATGGGGACCAACCAGCACCTGTTGCGCTCAATTTGCGCCATCATCAAACAGGGTGGGGTCAAAATCAGTGACTCTGAATTTATCATGCCCGATCCCGTCCTGGTCGGACGCAATTCAGTCAAGTTGCAGCAACTGGTCAAGCGGGCCGGCCTGCCTCTCCGCTGGACGACCAACCTGGATGAGGTGATGGCGGATAAGCATAATATCATCTATTTTGATGCGCAGACCACGGACCGGCGTGCCCAGGCCGTGAAGCAGGCAATCAAGGCCGGCAAGCACATCTATTGCGAAAAGCCTACGGCGGTTTCGGTCGAAGCGGCCTATGAACTTTATACCCTTGCCAAAAAAGCGGGGGTCAAGAACGGGGTGGTTCAGGATAAGTTGTGGCTACCTGGCCTGATGAAGTTGAAGGAACTCATCCATCGCGGCTTCTTCGGGAAGATTCTTTCCGTGCGCGGTGAGTTCGGGTACTGGGTGTTCGAGGGAGATACCATTCCGCTTCAGCGTCCCTCCTGGAATTACCGCAAGGAAGATGGCGGCGGGATGATCGTGGACATGCTCTGCCACTGGCGGTATGTGCTGGATGATGTCTTCGGCGCAGTTCAGGCGGTATCCTGCCGCGGGGCGACGCACATTGAGACGAGGTATGACGAAGCGGGCAAGCCGTATACCTGTACGGCCGATGATTCAGCCTATGCCACCTTCGAGCTGGCGGGCGATATCCTGGCGCAGTTCAATTCCTCCTGGTGCACGCGCGTGCGACGCGACGACCTGCTCACGTTGCAGGTGGATGGCACGCTGGGGTCGGCGGTGGCCGGGTTACGCGATGTGGTGATTCAGTCCTACGGGGCCACCCCGCGCGCCGTCTGGAATCCCGACATCCCACAGCCGATCAACTTCCAGGATGGTTGGCAGAAGCTGCCGGAACAGCGCGAGTACGACAATGCGTTCAAGGTTCAATGGGAACTGTTCCTGCGCCATGTCGTCAAGGATGAGCCCTTCCGTTGGACCTTGCTGGAAGGCGCCAAGGGTGTGCAACTGGCCGAGAAGGGGATCGAATCATGGTCCAAGCGGGCCTGGGTGACGATTCCGGAGCTTAAGGCATGA
- the eda gene encoding bifunctional 4-hydroxy-2-oxoglutarate aldolase/2-dehydro-3-deoxy-phosphogluconate aldolase → MNEKTMLDRITSKRIVPVIVLDHEEQAEPLAEALLKAGLDIMEITFRTAAAEASIRRIARRFPEILLGAGTVLGVDQLKRAKDAGATYALAPGFNETVVTAAAQAGIMMFPGVMTPSEVEQALALNCRILKFFPAEAAGGVTMLKALEGPYGHTGVKFLPTGGIGLDNMRSYLERPCVAAIGGSWIVEKKLIAGKEWGKIEQLTRDALVLAASVKVH, encoded by the coding sequence ATGAACGAAAAAACGATGTTGGATCGCATTACCAGTAAACGGATCGTCCCGGTGATCGTATTGGATCATGAGGAACAGGCCGAACCCCTGGCCGAAGCCCTGCTCAAGGCGGGGCTGGATATCATGGAGATCACGTTCCGTACGGCGGCGGCAGAAGCGTCGATCCGCCGAATTGCCAGACGCTTCCCGGAAATCCTGCTGGGTGCGGGAACGGTCCTGGGCGTGGATCAGTTGAAGCGCGCCAAGGATGCCGGAGCCACCTATGCCCTGGCCCCCGGGTTTAACGAGACCGTGGTAACCGCGGCCGCCCAGGCCGGGATCATGATGTTCCCGGGCGTGATGACCCCCTCCGAGGTGGAGCAGGCGCTGGCCTTGAATTGCCGGATCCTGAAATTCTTTCCGGCGGAGGCCGCCGGCGGGGTGACCATGCTTAAGGCGCTGGAAGGGCCGTATGGTCACACCGGTGTGAAGTTCCTGCCCACGGGCGGCATCGGCCTGGACAACATGCGTAGTTATCTGGAACGCCCTTGCGTCGCCGCCATCGGCGGGTCCTGGATTGTGGAGAAGAAACTGATCGCAGGCAAGGAGTGGGGCAAAATTGAGCAATTGACGAGGGACGCCCTCGTCCTTGCCGCATCCGTAAAGGTGCATTGA
- a CDS encoding cupin domain-containing protein has product MIVADLSKIEGRRYPARRRTQNLVGGVSPIQAKAFAVGFVTLDPQGGQVPWHNQEQEEVYFVLEGQAEMCLGAERQILTAGQAAYIPSGVFHQISNLGSTPLKMIYTYGPAGDVAHWKQELAGTLPKAGVEAPPLPAGATPQCTEKPL; this is encoded by the coding sequence ATGATCGTAGCAGACTTGAGTAAGATTGAAGGCCGGCGTTATCCGGCCCGGCGACGGACCCAGAATCTGGTGGGAGGGGTTTCCCCCATCCAGGCCAAAGCCTTTGCCGTTGGATTCGTCACCCTGGATCCCCAGGGCGGACAGGTGCCCTGGCACAATCAGGAGCAGGAAGAGGTCTATTTCGTACTTGAGGGTCAGGCGGAGATGTGCCTCGGGGCTGAGCGACAGATCCTGACCGCGGGCCAGGCGGCCTACATCCCCAGTGGCGTGTTTCATCAGATCTCAAACCTGGGCTCAACCCCGTTGAAAATGATCTATACTTACGGGCCAGCAGGTGACGTGGCCCATTGGAAACAGGAACTGGCGGGCACGCTGCCGAAAGCCGGGGTCGAGGCGCCCCCGCTGCCGGCGGGTGCCACCCCGCAATGCACGGAGAAACCACTATGA
- a CDS encoding 3-ketoacyl-ACP reductase has translation MSKVALVTGGSRGIGMGVAQALARDGFDLCVCGMRAASEVTGVLAPLRETGREILYVKADVSLKADRENLVAEVRRHFGRLNVLVNNAGVAPSVRADILEATEESFERLIRINLQGPYFLTQAVANWMIEQKQASAAFTGCIINVSSISAAVASVNRGDYCITKAGVSMATKLFAARLGEYDLPVFEIRPGIIKTDMTSGVTTKYDKLIGEGLLLQARWGVPADVGRAAAMLARGDLAYSTGQVIMVEGGQTVQRL, from the coding sequence ATGAGCAAAGTAGCGTTGGTGACCGGCGGAAGCCGGGGGATCGGGATGGGAGTCGCCCAGGCTCTGGCACGGGATGGGTTTGACTTATGTGTGTGCGGGATGCGTGCCGCATCCGAGGTAACAGGGGTCCTGGCTCCGCTGCGGGAAACGGGTCGGGAAATCCTGTATGTCAAAGCGGATGTCAGCCTCAAGGCTGACCGGGAAAACCTGGTGGCTGAAGTCCGGCGGCATTTCGGCCGGCTGAATGTCCTGGTGAACAATGCCGGGGTGGCGCCGTCCGTGCGGGCGGATATCCTTGAAGCGACCGAGGAAAGTTTCGAGCGGCTGATCCGCATCAATCTGCAGGGGCCCTATTTCCTGACCCAGGCGGTGGCGAACTGGATGATCGAACAGAAGCAGGCCAGTGCCGCGTTTACCGGGTGCATTATCAATGTCTCCTCCATTTCCGCCGCGGTGGCGTCGGTCAATCGTGGCGATTATTGCATTACCAAGGCCGGCGTCAGTATGGCCACCAAGCTATTTGCCGCCCGGCTGGGTGAATACGATCTGCCCGTCTTTGAAATCCGGCCCGGCATTATCAAAACCGATATGACCTCCGGTGTGACGACCAAGTACGACAAGCTGATCGGCGAGGGGCTGCTCCTGCAAGCCCGCTGGGGCGTCCCGGCCGACGTCGGCCGCGCCGCGGCCATGCTGGCCCGCGGCGATCTGGCCTATTCCACCGGCCAGGTCATCATGGTCGAGGGTGGCCAGACGGTGCAGAGGCTGTGA